In Saccharomyces eubayanus strain FM1318 chromosome XIII, whole genome shotgun sequence, one DNA window encodes the following:
- the MVP1 gene encoding Mvp1p → MDNYEDADPWNANSNAWKKDDDSIAPTTNGDPAFRRISSEFNTLNLSTSLDTNDEDDGFLPANDVLEESIWDDNRSHALNGAGTNQTSTISANETVINQNDPEHLDRDDTDNDLFDWTSKIRKTYRPLNADIIIIEEIPEREGLLFKHANYLVKHLITLPSSSPSEDRTVVRRYSDFLWLREILLKRYPFRMIPELPPKRIGSQNADQIFLKKRRIGLSRFINLVMKHPKLNNDDLVLTFLTVRTDLTSWRKQATYDTSNEFTDKKISSEFMKMWKKEFAEQWNQAASCIDTSMELWYRITLLLERHEKRTMQMVHERNFFETLVDNFSEVTPKLYPVQQNSTILGINNSFGIIKKHLETTSDICKQEMEEVSGMLSPKFRIFTDILLSLRSLFERYKIMAANNVVQLQRHVEVNKEKLESMKGKPDLSGAEYDRVRKIIQKDRRSIIEQSNRAWLIRQCILEEFTIFQETQFLITRAFQDWAKLNSNYAGLKLNEWEKLVKNTLDMPISRE, encoded by the coding sequence atggacAACTACGAAGATGCTGACCCCTGGAATGCCAACTCGAATGCGTGGAAAAAGGACGATGATTCCATTGCCCCTACCACGAATGGTGATCCTGCTTTCAGAAGGATCTCCAGCGAGTTTAACACCTTGAATTTGTCAACATCTCTAGACACAAACGACGAAGATGACGGATTTTTGCCGGCTAATGATGTACTAGAAGAAAGCATATGGGATGATAATAGAAGTCATGCTCTAAATGGAGCCGGCACAAACCAAACCTCCACGATAAGCGCTAATGAAACGGTTATAAACCAGAATGATCCCGAGCATTTAGATCGAGACGATACCGACAATGACCTATTCGATTGGACCAGCAAGATCAGAAAGACGTATAGACCTTTGAATGCcgatattattatcattgaAGAGATCCCTGAGAGGGAGGGTTTACTATTTAAGCACGCTAACTATTTAGTAAAACATTTAATCACTCTACCAAGTAGCTCGCCTTCTGAAGATCGTACTGTAGTAAGAAGATATTCcgattttctttggctgAGAGAAATTTTACTAAAAAGATATCCTTTTAGAATGATTCCTGAGCTGCCTccaaaaagaattggaTCACAAAACGCAGaccagatttttttgaagaaaagaagaatagGACTGTCAAGATTTATCAATTTAGTAATGAAGCATCCTAAATTAAATAATGATGATTTAGTGTTAACATTTTTAACCGTACGCACTGACTTAACAAGTTGGAGAAAACAAGCAACTTACGACACTTCAAATGAATTTACTGATAAAAAGATATCTTCAGAATTCATGAAAATGTGGAAAAAAGAGTTTGCCGAACAATGGAATCAAGCGGCATCTTGCATTGATACCTCGATGGAATTATGGTACAGAATCACACTGCTCTTAGAAAGACACGAAAAAAGGACAATGCAAATGGTTCACGaaagaaacttttttgAGACACTAGTAGATAACTTTAGCGAAGTAACTCCAAAGCTGTATCCAGTGCAGCAAAACAGTACCATATTGGGTATTAATAATAGCTTTGGtataattaaaaaacatCTAGAAACTACGAGCGACATCtgcaaacaagaaatggaagaagTATCAGGGATGTTGTCCCCTAAATTCAGAATCTTTACTGACATCTTACTTTCTTTGAGAAGTTTGTTTGAAAGATATAAAATTATGGCCGCAAATAACGTAGTTCAATTACAAAGACATGTTGAAGTAAACAAAGAGAAGTTAGAATCAATGAAAGGAAAGCCAGATCTTAGCGGAGCAGAATATGATAGAGTAAGAAAGATTATACAGAAAGACAGAAGAAGCATAATAGAGCAATCTAATAGAGCCTGGCTGATTAGGCAGTGTATTTTGGAGGAATTTACGATCTTCCAAGAAACTCAATTCTTGATAACACGTGCCTTCCAAGACTGGGCGAAATTGAATTCTAACTATGCCGGTCTTAAACTCAATGAGTGGGAAAAGTTAGTTAAAAACACTTTGGATATGCCTATTTCTCGTGAGTAA